The Armatimonadota bacterium genomic sequence TGGAGATGTCGGCGTGGCCGAGCATCTCCTGGATCGCGCGCAGATCCGCCCCCCGCTCCAGCAGGTGAGTGGCAAAGGAATGGCGCAGCGTGTGGGGCGACACGGGGGTGGTCACCCCGGCCCGGGCGGCGTAGCGCTTGACGATCTGCCAGCATGCTACGCGCGTCAGCTTGCCGCGCCGGCGACCCGGGAAGAGGGCGGTCGAATCGGTCTTGCGCGCACCGAGATAGGATTCGAGAGCCTGGATGGCCTTGCTCCCCAGCGGGATGATGCGCTCCTTCGAGCCCTTGCCCATGCAGCGCACGAAGCCGAGCTTGAGGTTGAGATCCCCCACCTCCAGCTCCACCAGTTCGGACGCGCGCAGGCCGCAGGCATAGAGCAGCTCGAGCAGCGCCCGGTCCCGCAGCCCGCGCGGAGTCGCGGTGTCGGGCTTGGACAGTATCGCCTCGACCTGGTCGAGCGATAGCACTGCGGGCAGCCGCGCTTCCAGGCGGTGCGATTCGAGACCGGCGGTGGGATCGGAGGCGATCGTCTTCTCCTGCGCCAGGTGGCGGTAGAAGGACCTCATGGCCGACAGCTTGCGCACTACCGTCGCCGGCGCGGCCCCGGCCCGGCGCAACCGGCCGAGATAACGCAGCAGGTGGGACTCGCCGGCCGCCCGGGGGTCGCTGACGCCGATGTCCGCCAGGAAGCCGAGATGCCCCTCGAGGTCGCGACGGTAGGCGGCGATGGTGTTGTGGGCCAGCCCGCGCTCGAGGGCGAGGTGGTCGAGGAAGGCGTCCAGCGCGTGCCGCGCCTCGGGGTGGAGTTCGGTCATAGGCCGAAGAGCCGCTGAGCATTGCCCTGGAGTATGGCGTCCTTTTGCGCGGGCGACAGCGCCGCGTCGCGCACGGCGCCGATGGAAAAAACCGGGTGAGCGAGTGGCTGGTCGGTGCCGAAGACGACGCGGTTGGGGCCCGCCTGCTCCATGGCGTAGGCGATCTTGTCGCGGTCGGCGCAGGGGCCGCCGCAGTCGAGCACGAGGTTGGTGCGCGTGCGCGCCAAGCGGGCCGCGATCTGCCAGTGCGGGCCCGCCATGTTGCCGATGATCATGCGACAGCTCGGGAACTGCGCGGCGAGGGCGTCCAGCCCCGCCAGATCCGCTTCACCGCGCACCTGCACCAGCAGCGGTTTGTCATAGCGCAGCATCGCCTTGACCAACTGCTCCGTCAGCGGCGAGTGCAGCGGCTGCATGTGGTAGGCGGCATGCATTTTCGCGCCGACACAACGGTCCTGCCGCACGTATTTCTGGATTTGCTCCAGCGACAGCTCGAGGAAGTTGGGGTTGATCACGCACCAGGCGCGCAGGTCTTCGCACTCCGCCACCGCCTCCGCCACCGCGGCGTTGCCCTCCGCCAGTTCGCCCATGATCGCCACCGAGCTGGCGACGCACGCGCGGGTGATGGCGAACCGTTTCATCTGTGCGCGCATCTCGTCCAGCGCTTGCGCCCGCACCGGCCACACCCAGTTCCCGTAGTGCGCGTGGATATCAATGATCGGCACATCGGCTCCTCACTGCGCCCGGTCACGACCGCGGGCAAGACCTTCCGCGGGAACCCGCGCGGGCAGGGCGCGCAACCGAGTGGTGCGGGTGGTGGTCATGTCTGCTCCAGCAGGCGGGCGAAGTTCGCGCCCAGCACCGCCGCCTTGTCGCTCGCGGTCAGGTCGGCAAAGCGCAAGCGCAGATATGCGCTGGAGAAGTACTGCAGCGGGGCGCCCGACCCGAACAGCAAGCGGTCGCTGCCGATCTCATCCACCACCAGCTCGATGCCGTCGCTGGAGGCGAGTATGTGCGTCTCCACGAATACGTTGGGGGTGCTCTTCATGACCATCATGGTCTCGCCCAGGTTGCGAAGGCTGACCTGCGAGAGGATGACGCGCACGCCGTACTGCTCCGCGAGCCGGCCGATGCGCGTCGGCGCGCCGGGGCTGGCGGCCTCGGCCATCACGGGGATTCCCGTCTCGCCGGCAAGGCGCAGCACTTCCGCGCAGCAGGCGTGATCAAGCGACCATCCCTGCGTCTCCGGGAACAGCGCGAAGATGCGGAAGCCCTGCTCGGCGCGCTCCGCCATCTCACCCAGGCACCCGATGCCGCCCCGTGGGTCGAACGTGGCCACGGGCAGCAACTGCGGATGCTCCTGCGCCGCCTGCCAGGTGCGGTCGTTTCCACGGCGCGAGTCCACGAAAACACCTACTGTGGATAACGTCGCCGCGCGGGTGACCTTGTGCTTGTCCAATATGCCGCACAAGGTCTCCAGGGACACGTCCACCGGGCGACTCGTCCAGAAGCCGAAAACGGTGTTTATATCCCTAATCGCCGCTTCAGACATACCGATCTCCGGACCGCCGCAGCTCTGTGTATTCGGGGGCTCGCGGCGGCGTTCGGCAATCCTACAGTGTGTGTGCACCCGCTGCCGAGGTCACACAGCTCTTGTCGCTTCTCCACAACTGTTCACAACCCTGTGAACTTGTGACAATCGCCGGCGGAGGCTGACCCGGCGGCACCAGGCTTCCCCAGCCGACTAGCCCGCCATCCATTCCCGCACCGGGCCGAAGGATCGCCGGTGCACCGGACACGGCCCCAGCCGTGCGAGCGCCTCGCGGTGCTCACGCGTGGCGTAGCCCTTGTGGCGGGCGAACGCATATCCCGGGTAGAGGCGATCGAGGCGCTCCATGATGCGGTCGCGGGTAACCTTGGCGACGACCGAGGCCGCCGCGATGGACATGCTGGAGGCGTCGCCGTCAATGATGGGCCGCTGGAAAAAGGCGAGGCCGGGGATCGCGAACCCGTCAACCAGCGCGCAGTCGGGCGCCGCCTCGAGTTGGTCCAGCGCCGCGCGCATGGCCTTGAGCCCGGCCTGATGGATGTTGATGCGGTCGAGTTCGTCCACGTCCACCACGGCGACTCCCACGGCGAGAGCGCGCTGGACGATCAGCGCGTGGAACTGCGGGCGTTTGTCAGCGGCGAGTCGCTTGCACTCCCACAGGCCTGGCGCCCGGAAATCCGGCGGCAAAATCACCGCCGCCGCCACCACCGGCCCCGCCAGGGGGCCCACTCCAGATTCATCCACGCCGGCGATGAACCGATGCCCGGCGCTCCACAGCTCGCGCTCGTAGCGCCACAGCGCCGCCAGGCGCGCATTCTCGGCGCGGGTGCGCGCCGCCTTGCGCGCGGCCCGGGAGCGCCTGCGCGCGGCGGATTGCGCGCCGTCCCGGACCGCACTCTCGGCCGTGTCAGCGGGCAAGCCGGGTCCTCCCCGGCGGCCAGAAGATCACCATCGCCTTGCCCAGAACGTTCTGCGCGGGAAGGTCGCCCCAGCGGTGGCTGTCATTGCTGTCGTTGCGGTTGTCGCCCATGACGAGGTAGTGCCCGAGCGGCACCTTGTGCGGCGGCAGACGCCGCCCCTCTTTATCTACTGGGAAGTCATAATCCGCCATGTGCAGCGCATCAATGTAAGGCTCGTCCAGCTTGACGCCGTTGACATACACTCCATCGTAGCTGCGCACCTCGACCGTATCGCCGGGCAGGCCGATCAAGCGCTTGATGAAGTCCTTCTGCACGCCGTCGCCCACCGCCTCGCGCGGGGCCTCGAAGACGATGATGTCCTGGCGGCGCGGCGCGGTCAGGTGAAGGATGAACTTGTTGACCAGCACGCGGTCATTGGGGCGCAGCGTCGGCAGCATGGACTCGGAGGGGATGTAGAACGCCGCCACCACGAACGGCTTGACGAGGAAGAACACCAGCGCGAAGGCGATCAGCAGCGAGTCCGCCAGCTCCAGCATGAGTGCGCGGGAGGGGGCGTCCTTCCACACCGTGTACATCACGCGCAACAGTCCCACTGCGGCGACGATGGCGACGATCTGCCATGGGGAATCCAGGTTCAGCATGCCGCTTCACTCCCCTATGCTCGTGACCCGCGCGCAGCCATGCCTGCTCCACCGTTGCGCACGGCGCTGGACCGAGCCGCCCCGCCCCAGCTCGCGCGCAACCGGCGTCGGGGGCGCAGGCGGGGTCATCCAGGTCAGCGGGCCTCCTTGATACGACCGGCGCGGCCGATCTTCCGGCGCAGGTAGTAGAGTCGGGCCCGGCGCACCTTGCCGCGCCGCAGCACCTCGATGCGCTCCACCCGCGGCGAGTGCACGGGGAAGGTGCGCTCCACCCCCACGCCATGGGCGACACGGCGCACGGTGAAACGCTCGTTGATTCCCGCGTTGCCGCGGCGGATGACCGTGCCCTCGAATGCCTGTGTGCGCTCGCGACCGCCCTCGGTGATGCGCAGATGCACGCGCACGGTATCGCCGGGGCCGAACTCGGGCACGTCGGCCTTGAGTTGCTCCTTCTCCAGTTCCGCGATTATCGGATGGCCCATCTCAGGTCTCCTCGGACGGCGCTCCCAGGTGCCACTCGCCCTCGATCATCTCCAGCAATTCGCGATCCTCTGCGCTCAGCTCGGCGCTCTCCAGCAGATCGGGCCGGCGCGCATGAGTTCGGCGCAGGCTCATTTCGCGACGCCAGCGGCGGATCGCTTCGTGGTTGCCCGACAGCAGAACCTCGGGCACCTTCCAGCCGCGGAATCCCGCGGGACGCGTGTAATGCGGATGCTCCAGCAGTCCGCCAGCAAATGAATCGCTCGCCGCTCCATGCTCCGCCCCCAGCGCCCCGGGCAGCATGCGCACGACGGCGTCCATGACCACCATCGCCGGCAGCTCACCCCCGGTGACAACGTAGTCGCCGATGGATATCTCCTCGTCCACCAGGTGCTCGCGCACGCGCTCGTCCACGCCTTCGTAGTGGCCGCAGACGATGATCAGGTGCTCGTAGGCGACGAGCGCGGCGACCGCGGCCTGATCCAGCCGCCGCCCCTGCGGCGACATCAGCACCACGCGCTCGCGGCACTCGCCCGCGCAGCGCGCGGCGGCGACGGCGGCGAAAACCGGCTCCGGCTTCATCACCATGCCGCCCCCGCCGCCGTAGGGGTAGTCGTCAACGATGTGCTGGCGCTCCGTGCTGTAGTCGCGGATATTGAGCAAGCGGATCTCGACCAGGCGCCGCTCACGCGCGCGCCCAACGATGCTGTCGTCGAGCGGGCCCGCGAACATCCCCGGAAACAGCGTCAGCACGTCAATCCGCATCGCCGTCGTCGGCCCGCCGCCGCCCGCGTTCATATCTCCTCCGGCAGCTCCACCACCATCGCCCCCGCCGCGAGATCTATCCGGCGCACCACCTCGCGCGTCGCCGGCACCATCCCGCGGTCGGTCACGTAAACATCGTTGGCGCCGGTGCGTATCACCTCCCGCACCGCGCCCAGCCGCTCGCCGCTGGTGGTCACCACCTCCAGCCCCACAATGTCATCCACAAAGTAGTGGCCCGACGGCAGCTCAACCGCCTCCGCGCGCGGGATCAGCACATAGGCGCCGCGCAGATCCTCGACCGCAGCGCGGTCATCGCAGCCCTTGAACTTCAGCACCACGCGCCCGCGCGCCCCGGGTGACCCCCCCTCGACCACCGCCCGACGCCGGCGGCCATCGCTCAGCTCCAGGCACACCTCGCCCAGCCGCGCGAATCGCTCCGGGTAGTCGGTCAGCGGCTCCACTCGCACTTGACCGCGCACGCCGTGCGGCGCGCCGATCCGCCCCACCGCCAGGTCGCAGCGCGCGCCCGCGTGCGCGCGCTGCGCATCATCCCCCGGGCTCGCGAATTTCGACGACAACGCCGTCCTTGACCACGATCTCGGTCCTGCCGAGCTTGTCGTAGAGATGGTCACCCTCTTTGATCTCGACGATGCCCTCGAGCGTGCCGCGGGAGAACTCGGAGCCGAGCGCCAGCTCGCGCACCTCCTTGATCCGCTCCAGCAACTCTTCCTTGGCGGACTGGTGGCGGCCCTTCTCGGCCTCGATCTGCTGGCGCACCTGCATCGCCTGAGTGAGGTCGGTGCGCTGCAGATCGGCCAAGATGCGCCGCGCCTGG encodes the following:
- a CDS encoding tyrosine recombinase, translating into MTELHPEARHALDAFLDHLALERGLAHNTIAAYRRDLEGHLGFLADIGVSDPRAAGESHLLRYLGRLRRAGAAPATVVRKLSAMRSFYRHLAQEKTIASDPTAGLESHRLEARLPAVLSLDQVEAILSKPDTATPRGLRDRALLELLYACGLRASELVELEVGDLNLKLGFVRCMGKGSKERIIPLGSKAIQALESYLGARKTDSTALFPGRRRGKLTRVACWQIVKRYAARAGVTTPVSPHTLRHSFATHLLERGADLRAIQEMLGHADIS
- a CDS encoding amidohydrolase family protein — translated: MPIIDIHAHYGNWVWPVRAQALDEMRAQMKRFAITRACVASSVAIMGELAEGNAAVAEAVAECEDLRAWCVINPNFLELSLEQIQKYVRQDRCVGAKMHAAYHMQPLHSPLTEQLVKAMLRYDKPLLVQVRGEADLAGLDALAAQFPSCRMIIGNMAGPHWQIAARLARTRTNLVLDCGGPCADRDKIAYAMEQAGPNRVVFGTDQPLAHPVFSIGAVRDAALSPAQKDAILQGNAQRLFGL
- a CDS encoding amidohydrolase family protein is translated as MSEAAIRDINTVFGFWTSRPVDVSLETLCGILDKHKVTRAATLSTVGVFVDSRRGNDRTWQAAQEHPQLLPVATFDPRGGIGCLGEMAERAEQGFRIFALFPETQGWSLDHACCAEVLRLAGETGIPVMAEAASPGAPTRIGRLAEQYGVRVILSQVSLRNLGETMMVMKSTPNVFVETHILASSDGIELVVDEIGSDRLLFGSGAPLQYFSSAYLRLRFADLTASDKAAVLGANFARLLEQT
- a CDS encoding ribonuclease HII, translated to MPADTAESAVRDGAQSAARRRSRAARKAARTRAENARLAALWRYERELWSAGHRFIAGVDESGVGPLAGPVVAAAVILPPDFRAPGLWECKRLAADKRPQFHALIVQRALAVGVAVVDVDELDRINIHQAGLKAMRAALDQLEAAPDCALVDGFAIPGLAFFQRPIIDGDASSMSIAAASVVAKVTRDRIMERLDRLYPGYAFARHKGYATREHREALARLGPCPVHRRSFGPVREWMAG
- the lepB gene encoding signal peptidase I, whose translation is MLNLDSPWQIVAIVAAVGLLRVMYTVWKDAPSRALMLELADSLLIAFALVFFLVKPFVVAAFYIPSESMLPTLRPNDRVLVNKFILHLTAPRRQDIIVFEAPREAVGDGVQKDFIKRLIGLPGDTVEVRSYDGVYVNGVKLDEPYIDALHMADYDFPVDKEGRRLPPHKVPLGHYLVMGDNRNDSNDSHRWGDLPAQNVLGKAMVIFWPPGRTRLAR
- the rplS gene encoding 50S ribosomal protein L19, whose translation is MGHPIIAELEKEQLKADVPEFGPGDTVRVHLRITEGGRERTQAFEGTVIRRGNAGINERFTVRRVAHGVGVERTFPVHSPRVERIEVLRRGKVRRARLYYLRRKIGRAGRIKEAR
- the trmD gene encoding tRNA (guanosine(37)-N1)-methyltransferase TrmD, with the protein product MRIDVLTLFPGMFAGPLDDSIVGRARERRLVEIRLLNIRDYSTERQHIVDDYPYGGGGGMVMKPEPVFAAVAAARCAGECRERVVLMSPQGRRLDQAAVAALVAYEHLIIVCGHYEGVDERVREHLVDEEISIGDYVVTGGELPAMVVMDAVVRMLPGALGAEHGAASDSFAGGLLEHPHYTRPAGFRGWKVPEVLLSGNHEAIRRWRREMSLRRTHARRPDLLESAELSAEDRELLEMIEGEWHLGAPSEET
- the rimM gene encoding ribosome maturation factor RimM (Essential for efficient processing of 16S rRNA) — its product is MSSKFASPGDDAQRAHAGARCDLAVGRIGAPHGVRGQVRVEPLTDYPERFARLGEVCLELSDGRRRRAVVEGGSPGARGRVVLKFKGCDDRAAVEDLRGAYVLIPRAEAVELPSGHYFVDDIVGLEVVTTSGERLGAVREVIRTGANDVYVTDRGMVPATREVVRRIDLAAGAMVVELPEEI
- a CDS encoding YlqD family protein, encoding MASLTITRPILLHVIVTEQFKQEMEAELQGAADTTQQRLDQIDFQARRILADLQRTDLTQAMQVRQQIEAEKGRHQSAKEELLERIKEVRELALGSEFSRGTLEGIVEIKEGDHLYDKLGRTEIVVKDGVVVEIREPGG